The genomic segment AACCAAAATGGTTTGTTTGTGGGCTACGATGTGGATGTTTGCCATAACTTGCCAGTCTGGGTGTCACAGTAAAATCAGGTAGCGTATGTGGAGGAAGAAAACCgttcatgagaagaaaaagatTCCAGAAAGATATGTTCTCATTAATACTGGAACTACTGTACAAAAATACTCTaccagtgcctccttgacaggggctggacgcaGGCTCTCGTTCAGCGGTGCAGTTCTAccatgatggtggtggtagtggtggtggtgaaggtcaGTCACTAAGGCTGAATGGTGGGGAATTCAAGACAGTTAAAAGGAAGGATGTAATTCTTCCCACAGCTCATTAATTTTGGGATTTGCTACTGCCGCATGAAATGAGGCCCTGAAAGAAAACAAGGCAGGCGTGCCATACTCTGATTAACAGGAGTATTTACTTTTCCTGCCTTGCTCTACCCATGTGGAGAATGTCTGGACTCCCATTAATCTGTCAGGTTGAAAATTTTACACTGGCATTTCCCATATAATAATTATGCTGAACTCCTGCAAGGAcgctttccctttttttgtttaggTTCAGGTTACTTCTGCTTTAAACACCAGTGCCAACAAGCCCTTTAAAATTAAAGGGGGGGAGAAACCCCTTCAGGGCACGATGCTGCTGAACGACCAGAAAGGATTCAATTTGTGCTACAAGAGGGATTACACCGTGAAATGAACGAGCCCGGGGATTCAGCGCACCAGCCTCCAAGAGCTCAGCTTTCCAGCCCTCACAGTGACGGGGCgtgtttccttccttctggtTGCAAAAAGCCTCTGCCCGTCGCTCCTTCCTCACCCCAGAAACCGCAACCACCTGCTGTCGACAGGTTGTCCCGGTTCTGGACGCGGGCGTGTCCTAATCCAGGAAACATTCCCCCGAGGTCTCCCGTCTCCCTCGTCTTTCTACTCCTGGGTTTACCCAGCTTGGAGACGAGGTggatggaggggtgggggggtcccTTCGGGCGACGCCTTCTCGGAAAGGGGTGCCGCAGCCCGGGCCGTGATCCCCCGCGCCAACCCTGTCGCCTCCGTTCCCCCTTCGGGCCCTTCTTCGTCCCGGCCCGGCCCCTCCTGCCCCGGCGCCCCCTCGGTGCCCCTGCCACACCCACGCCCCCGGAGCGCCTGAAGGAAGCCGGCCCGGCCCGGCTCggctgctgcttccccccccccccgctcactcACCCAAAACACGGTGGAGTAGATGATGAGAGTGAACTTGAGGCACAGGTAGGAGAAGCGGGCGCAGTAGCGAACCTGCTCCGAGTCTCCCGCGCCTGGCGCCATcctcccgctcctcctcctcctcctcctcctccagccggCTTCTGACACAGCAGCTTCGGCGCCCCCTCCGGAGCCCCGTGTCGCGCCGAGCGTCTGGCTGTAACTCGCCCCCCTTGCCGTTCTCGCTGCCCGGCCACCCGGGGCGTCGCTGGCCCTTCGCTTCGGCTGGGAAAGGCTCGGCTGAGACAGCGGGCGGGCAGGGCCGGGAGCCCACGGGCAAGTGGCGCGCCCGCCTCGAGCCGGGGGGTGGGCAGGCGGTGGGCGGTGTGGAAAGGCCCGGGCGCTTCGTGGTTCAGCTGCGGAGAAGTCCCCAAGCCTCGCAGCGCCACCGAAACTGAAGCGGGCCGGTTCAAGGCAGCGGCGTGGCGTTGGGGCTGGCCCGCGTTTGTTTGCTTGTTCCGCCACTCCTGAGAGGTCTCTGTCGCCAGCGGAGTGCAAAATTGCTTCCAAAGAGGTGGCGAAGGAATGGCTCAGAGAGGCACCCACAGGGCGAGCGATCAGGGGCAGGATCCCTCTGAGCAAAGGGCAGGTTGCACCCGGGGATTTATGACCGAAATGGAAGCCGGAGTAGGTTGTCTCGTCACATACGGTATACAGTACACAGTACAAACATAAACCGAAAAGTAacaatggtatcatgaaatcggGAATATCGCGATTAAcaataaactgacatgtgaaataaagttttttttaaaaggagtggtAAAGAATAATATAAATTTAATGAGATATGAGGTGAATTTATAAATGCGGTATTGaataaaggaaaaaggcagaagccAGGTcaagaatatatgtatttttgaaagGGATAAGGAGTCTTTTAAAAGATGAAGGAAACGTTGCAAAATATGTGTTGTATTAATGGATGGTCCCTGCACTGAGAAGtgcaccattgttttgtttttattttttatgcaatcaaatttaataaaaatataatataaaaaacaaaaagtagCATGGCACAttcaagactaacagatttatttttttcacactCTTCTAATCCGTATCCAATCTTGGTTTTCTGCTGTTGCATACAGTAATGTCAAAATCATGCAAATAATCCAGACttcaaaatgtaaaacaaataagCCTGAAAATCCGGATAACTGCAGGCATTGATGTAGGAGTAAACCTTACAGAACAAATGGGGCTTTGAAGTAAATCTGTATAGCTAGGATTAAGAGCAACTCATGAATATAGATATCTCACCCCAAAATATTGGAGAAAAATGTTTCTTGGCCTGATCACAGAAGTAGGATTATACTGTAACTCATCAGGCACGTGCAGTGATTTAACCTTCTCAGGCACATGCAGTGATTTCCAAGGAGCTTAATTTTGAATAGACATGTTTTAGACTATTCTGCACAAAGTATGCTTAGCATCATTTGTAAGACATACACATAGACAAAGGGCTGCTTTGGGCATTCCATTTCCTAATTCACCCTTTACAAATGAATAAGTGTATGTATTTTTCTCTCTGGGATAGAACCTTTTGCCACATATAGAATGGACCTTTTCCAAATGGAGCTTTTGTACTCTTAAATTCCCTTTCAGGCGTAGTCCCTACAAAAAAGGAACTATATCCAGATGGTATTTCTCTTATCTTGCTTCATATTGCCTTCTTTTCCCAGTTTGTCAAAtttatcccccctcccccccccccgttgtattaggtcctttttgaggagaaagatgaggtaaaatattttaaataaataaatttgtttggggggggggaggcagagtttAGCTTGGCATGCCTCCTGTTGAAGTCTGTaaccttttattttctttaaagaaaactgCCCCAGGACTACTGTGGCCACCTGCCTCCGAAAGGAATGGGGAGGATTAGTGCTGTGGTGCTTTCTTTGATCAAATCTTTTTAGGAAAGAATTGTTCAccttttgtagtaaaaaaaaaggctGTTTCTACTTGCTGCTGTGACCTCGCTCCCCAGGCCACTCCCCCCCCATGAGTTAGGATAGGTTTCCTGACAAATATCATATAATATGACATTGCCTCCCTCCCCGTCCCCCATGAGGCAAAAATACCCAGCAGCACCTCTCCTCATTCCTGGAGTCAAAATATGATAGTAGCAAAGTAAATAATGTTTTCTTGCTTTTCGTGACAAtgaaaatctgctgcctgaggcagttgcctAGTGATAGGGCTGGTCCTGCATGATTGGTACGGCAAATTTGTGTATGTTTTAAGTATGTAGGAAGTTGTTTGCTGCTTTGAATGAGCATTCAAAATACTTCTGCCATTGCTAAAATGTTACATCTATCTCCACCCTAAATTCTAACGTCTAGCCCTTGTAATTGAGGGTGTAACATGTCTTTCACTATGGGAATGTTGTCACAGCAGTCTTCTAAGCATCTGCTAGATTGTTCATGATTCCAGTAAATATTCAGGACCACGGTACTATTATGAAGGCAGTATTTTGAAGTACATGATTATGTGCTCTTTCTTTGCACCTTTTTCTCATTAAGTGGGCAACAGACTGAAACACCTGTGCTCTTCATTGCCCTTGAGAGATACACAGCCTGTCCAGAAAAGTATATAGATCAGTATTTGGATCACTGTTTGTACGGTTTGATTCGAGCCAAATTGCGTCGTCCACATAGATTTGTTGGCACAAGTCCTAATTacagtatcctgttgtgtagcttctGCAGATGGCTAGTTtgggtatatatatataacagCAGCCATGGGAAAAGGCATGGAAGGAAGCTATGTCGACTTCATGAGCTCCACACCCACAAAGCAGCACAGCCCCAgctgaggggaaagggggggaggttaCTTCCCTTCAAAGGTCCCTCTAAAATGTGCAGGTGCACAGTGCTGAACCCCCACCACACATCCACAGTGATTATTTCCAGCCCCCTTGGTTCTGGTTGTGGCACAACCCTGAGAGGGGTTGCAGGGTCGCATGCATCAGGGGGAGCCCCGCCCAGCAGGGGTGAAAATAAGACAGAACATTGGCTCCCTTCCGTCTTTCATCCTTCACCCCAGTGTTCTACCCTTGTGCAGCTGCTATCCTCGGCCGCTGCCcccttactcacaagtaaactggCAGTCCAAACacttgtgtggacccttctcacaggagaataaacatctccagtgtgaacagaagaactgctcaagtgcaagataaaatagatcatactgaagataagaaccttttacgtgtgaaccagactgctccaaattcACCAATCTGGACAGGCCCACAGTGAATACTTGCCTAGTCTGTTTAATCAAATGAAACGAGATCCTCACAGATCATCAAAGGTACACATATGATCGAAGTTTGTTGCCTGTATTTTGATTCTGATTGTGCTCACTTATATATAATGGAAGACTTAGCAACAGTAGTAGTGATGCTCTCGTGAATTCACCATTGGGATGCCTCCATTTTAAAGTACTTTAGTCAACAAGGAAAAAAGTGTCATGTGATGTGATATTTGTCAAGAAACATTGGGAGAACCAATGGTTGATATTAACACAAGCAAGAAATAGAATGCAAGTCTTAaacaagaaaattattttctgtgggtcttaatgatggcaattttaattgtattttaattgtattttaattgtattttaatcattttattttattgcattgaattttaattgctgtaagccgcccagagacctttgggtagagtgggcggcatataaattaaataaataaataaatagctcatTGACATTGTCAGCAACTGCTGAATTTGTTCTTGGCTCTTTGCCAGGAAGCAAGCAAATGAATGAAGGCGccgatgatttaaaaaaaaagactggtgTTCTAGAAGCCGTGTGATGTGTCAGCGCCTGGTATTAAGACATTTGAATGGTTATTAGTGTTATCTTGCTTGGTACATCAAGCATTTCATTCAGTCTTGTGCTTTTCTTAAATATATagtattatatatttaaaataactgcttatataatatttataatgCAGTTACAATGCAGTTGCTTTGTTTTCACTTATTGTAGCTGGATAATATCTTAAACTTATGGAATTGCTAGCTAAAATGTGGTGTACTTTTAATAAAACGTTCCATTGTGCAAAATCTTAGTGATTTGCCTAGAATTCTATTGGGCTTCCCACACTTGACCTTTCAGCATAGTCTTTCTGCTTGCCAGAGAGGAGCACAtccccttaaaaggacctaaCAGTAAAACGTAACACATCTCTTTCATACTTACTCTTTTGTATAAATATTTATTCATCTTCTGGAGCATCAAGAACTGTAGTTGTGAAACTCTGTGCAAAGAATGTAACTGTAAATATTCATCTTGTCAAAAGACTCTTGGAAATAGGAtgctactatttttaaaaaaattaaacataacaTTAAGTGGTCTATTGAGTTAGTTGGATTTAAGGAAGTCCTGCCTTTGGCCACATGCAGAATGTCCAACGGTTAGGGtctttttcctctttcatgtGCAACTGTGCAAAAATATTTCAGCATTATACAGAAAATAATATTGTTTATATTCTTGTTTCAAAGATTGTTTATGCCATAACATTCCATATTCCAGGGGTTAAAATGTGTTaggattttaaattttgtttattcAAAAAGAACTAGTTTATTTGAATCAGTTCTGAGTTGACAGTCTTTTTAATCTCTTTGGTGCAAATGTGCTTTGGAATCCATCCACCATTTCAAGCACCTCTTAAGTGAGACTGGGAACTTTTAAGTACccctatactgtatttttatgccTTTTCTCAAGGGAATAACCACTTATGTCCCAACTAATTTACGCATGTAACTGATGGCACATTTTGGAGCAGGGTGTTTGTTGTCTCTCTTCTGCAATATGTAAATGGAGTTTATCTGTAAGTAATGTGTCGTACTCTTCATTGTGTTTAATCCAGATGTGGCAATACTTTGAGTTGACCCACTTAAACCTATGGGAAATAAGCTGGTCATTATTAAGTCCCATTGTTTTCAGTGGGTCTATTTGACATATGACTAAAGTGTCTTTGACCAATGCTATGTATTACACAtagctttctcttcctcctcctcctccttcttgcatCAGGCTAATGGATCAGGCATGTGGGAAGCACCATAGCCCTAAATTCAGCCTCCTGTACTTAGTGGTACAGACATATAAAACATGACCTGGAATTTACCCAGTGCCAATAGCAAGGAGCCTTCTTTGTACCTGCCAAGTAGAATTTCATGTAAGCAAATAAGTGAGCCAGTGAAAGAGAGACAGATCATTTTGTCCCTTCTCCGTCAGTTTGTTTGATGGAAGCCACTTCCTGTTTTATTAGCCTGTATTTCTGTACTGGTTACAGAGAAGGGGGCTTCCCTGCCTTCATGGACAGCATGGAAATATAGGCCGCTAGTTTATGGGCAAGCATAACGTGTTAACAGGTTAACTTAAAAGGCTGGTCCTATGCATGAGACTCTCCTGATATGAATTCATATATGGGGAAGTTGGGGTGAGAAGGTGTTGACTTAAGGCTGGGCGCTCTGGTTCTAAACCAATGTCTTGCATAGCAGGTAGTCAGTTCTTTTCTGGCACAGGGTGATACACATGCATTGGACTTTGGATCCTGAGTGAATGACTGTAGAGTTCAAGTGGCCCATTTCATTTCATGAACTGAACATAGAATTCTTGAAATAATGTTTGTGCACCTATATATTCTTGCCTATTTTGTTACAGAGGTTCATGAAATAGCTTTGAAAAGGGCCAGTATGGTTCTGCAAGTATCTCTATTAATTAAGTCAAGTATTCAGATTGGCTA from the Pogona vitticeps strain Pit_001003342236 chromosome 3, PviZW2.1, whole genome shotgun sequence genome contains:
- the TSPAN15 gene encoding tetraspanin-15 isoform X2; its protein translation is MIPLLLFGLCLYCVLYTVCDETTYSGFHFGHKSPGATCPLLRGILPLIARPVGASLSHSFATSLEAILHSAGDRDLSGVAEQANKRGPAPTPRRCLEPARFSFGGAARLGDFSAAEPRSARAFPHRPPPAHPPARGGRATCPWAPGPARPLSQPSLSQPKRRASDAPGGRAARTARGASYSQTLGATRGSGGGAEAAVSEAGWRRRRRRRSGRMAPGAGDSEQVRYCARFSYLCLKFTLIIYSTVFWVIGGLVLAVGIYAEVERQKYKTLESAFLAPAIILILLGILMFLVSFVGVLASLRDNLSLLQAFMYILGICLLIELTGGVIALLFRNQTIDFLNENIRRGIKNYYDDLDFKNIMDFVQKQFKCCGGEDFKDWSTNQYHDCSAPGPLACGVPYTCCIMNKMQLQQS